A single region of the Prevotella sp. HUN102 genome encodes:
- a CDS encoding putative LPS assembly protein LptD, giving the protein MRRKTVIFLLSFVIVFAMANVHFTPRKNKSSKKKTADSTVVIDTLLQRMKAANASDSKGQNAVDTTQMDSLRKAIYYHNKAIDDSIHADSVLRSRSNGIESPVTYSAEDSLVYDATTGVAHLYGSSKVDYQNMKLASDKVYLSLDSSLVRASGSADSTEENGIKGKPTFTMGGQEYESDTMAFNFKSKKGLIKGVYTAQDDGFLSGEKAKRDSSGVIYLQHGRYTTCDDPHPDFYIALSRAKVRPGKDVVFGPAYLVVADVPLPLAIPYGFFPFSKKYSSGFIMPSYGEEQERGFYLRDGGYYFAISDKWDLKLLGEIYTRGSWGVSAASNYRKRYKYSGSFYFSYQDTKTGDKGLPDFSEQESFKIQWNHRQDQKANPFSTLSASVNFATSSYERNNLNSMYNPQTLTQSTRTSSVSWSTQFSSIGLSLSATANLAQSMRDSTIQLTLPDLNISLSRFYPFKRKHAAGKERWYEKISMSYTGQLSNSIYAKEDRILKANFMKEWKHGFQHNIPVQGNFTLFNYINLSPSFNFTDRMYTNKVMRSWDSSLGTSGAEVQDTISGFYNVYNWSLNMSASTKLYGFWTPNRKLFGDRIQAIRHVITPQVSISYSPNFGARSYGYWDSYQYTDADGNVKLVQYSPYAEQMYGVPGQSKTKMISWDVSNNIEMKVKSDKDSTGYRKLSIIDELGASMSYNAAADYHRWSDLSVRLRLKWWKNYTFSMNAQFATYAYELDANGNPYVGNHTEWGYGRLPRFQGMSQNFSFTLNPEKLKKWFGGGEEEDEKENDSDEGADPDIETNMDDDLERGKHAAKKKHGNIAETDENGYMRFSMPWSLTIGYGITMRENAQGKFNKETMRYPYKFSHTLNVSGNIRISDGWNINFSSGYDFENHAMSMTTASLSRDLHCFNMSASVVLAPYTSYNFTFRCNAATLTDALKYDKRSGITNAVQWY; this is encoded by the coding sequence ATGAGAAGAAAGACCGTTATATTCCTTTTATCGTTTGTCATCGTGTTTGCGATGGCCAATGTTCATTTTACCCCAAGGAAAAACAAGTCTTCCAAAAAGAAAACTGCCGACAGCACGGTGGTAATTGACACGCTGCTGCAACGGATGAAAGCTGCAAATGCCTCTGATTCAAAGGGACAGAACGCTGTCGACACCACTCAGATGGACTCATTGCGCAAGGCCATTTATTACCATAACAAGGCGATTGACGACTCCATTCACGCCGACAGCGTGCTGCGTTCACGCTCGAATGGCATAGAATCTCCCGTTACCTATTCTGCCGAAGACTCACTGGTCTACGATGCCACTACGGGCGTTGCGCATCTTTATGGCTCTTCCAAGGTGGATTATCAGAATATGAAGCTCGCCAGCGACAAGGTTTATCTCAGTCTTGACAGCAGTCTGGTGCGCGCTTCGGGCAGTGCCGACTCAACGGAAGAGAACGGAATAAAGGGCAAACCCACTTTTACGATGGGCGGACAGGAGTATGAAAGCGACACGATGGCTTTCAATTTCAAGTCGAAGAAAGGTTTAATCAAGGGTGTTTATACGGCACAGGACGACGGATTTCTCAGCGGAGAGAAGGCAAAGCGCGATTCTTCGGGTGTAATCTACCTACAACACGGCCGCTACACCACTTGCGACGATCCCCATCCTGACTTCTACATCGCGCTTTCCCGCGCCAAAGTCCGCCCGGGAAAGGACGTTGTTTTCGGACCTGCCTATCTTGTGGTTGCCGATGTACCGTTGCCATTGGCTATTCCCTACGGCTTCTTCCCCTTTTCAAAGAAATATTCCAGTGGATTCATAATGCCGAGCTACGGCGAGGAACAGGAACGTGGCTTCTATCTGCGCGACGGAGGTTATTATTTCGCCATCAGCGACAAGTGGGACTTGAAGCTCTTGGGAGAAATCTATACGCGTGGTTCGTGGGGAGTAAGTGCCGCAAGCAACTACCGTAAGCGTTATAAGTATTCCGGCTCGTTCTATTTCAGCTATCAGGATACGAAAACCGGCGACAAGGGACTGCCCGATTTCAGCGAACAGGAGAGTTTCAAGATTCAGTGGAACCATCGTCAGGACCAGAAGGCAAACCCGTTCAGCACGCTTTCAGCAAGTGTGAACTTCGCAACATCAAGCTACGAGCGCAACAACCTTAACAGTATGTACAACCCACAGACGCTCACGCAGTCTACACGTACATCATCCGTAAGTTGGAGCACACAGTTCTCGAGCATCGGCCTTTCGCTGAGTGCCACGGCCAACTTGGCTCAGAGTATGCGCGACTCCACCATTCAGCTCACGCTTCCCGACCTCAACATCAGCCTGAGCCGTTTCTATCCGTTCAAGAGAAAGCACGCTGCCGGAAAGGAACGCTGGTACGAAAAAATCTCAATGAGCTATACCGGCCAGTTGTCCAACTCCATTTATGCAAAGGAAGACCGTATTCTCAAGGCCAACTTTATGAAGGAATGGAAGCACGGATTCCAGCATAATATCCCTGTTCAGGGCAATTTCACGCTGTTCAATTACATCAATCTTTCCCCATCGTTCAATTTCACGGACCGTATGTACACGAATAAGGTAATGCGTTCGTGGGACAGTTCGCTCGGAACGTCGGGCGCGGAAGTGCAAGATACCATCTCCGGCTTCTACAACGTGTATAACTGGTCGCTCAATATGTCGGCGAGCACAAAGCTCTACGGCTTCTGGACACCGAACCGAAAGTTATTCGGCGACAGAATCCAAGCCATCCGACACGTCATTACCCCACAGGTGAGTATATCCTATTCGCCAAACTTCGGCGCACGCAGCTACGGTTATTGGGACAGCTACCAGTACACCGATGCCGACGGCAACGTGAAGCTCGTGCAGTATTCTCCCTATGCCGAACAGATGTACGGCGTGCCGGGGCAGAGCAAGACGAAGATGATAAGTTGGGATGTGAGCAACAACATCGAAATGAAGGTAAAGAGCGACAAGGACTCCACCGGATACAGGAAACTCAGCATTATCGACGAGTTGGGTGCATCAATGTCCTACAATGCGGCAGCCGACTATCACAGATGGAGCGACCTCAGCGTGCGCCTGCGCCTCAAGTGGTGGAAAAACTATACTTTCTCTATGAATGCGCAGTTTGCCACCTATGCCTACGAGTTGGACGCAAACGGCAATCCCTATGTGGGCAATCATACGGAATGGGGCTACGGCCGTCTGCCTCGTTTTCAGGGAATGTCGCAGAACTTCTCGTTCACGCTGAATCCCGAGAAACTGAAGAAATGGTTCGGTGGAGGCGAAGAGGAAGACGAGAAAGAGAACGACAGCGACGAAGGAGCTGATCCTGACATAGAAACGAATATGGACGACGACCTCGAGCGGGGCAAGCACGCCGCAAAGAAGAAGCACGGCAACATTGCCGAGACCGACGAAAACGGCTATATGCGTTTCAGTATGCCGTGGTCGCTGACCATCGGTTACGGTATCACGATGCGTGAAAATGCCCAAGGAAAGTTCAACAAGGAGACGATGCGCTATCCATACAAGTTCTCCCACACGCTGAATGTCAGTGGAAACATCCGAATCAGCGATGGCTGGAACATCAATTTCTCCAGTGGTTACGACTTTGAGAACCACGCAATGAGTATGACCACGGCGAGCCTCTCCCGCGACCTGCACTGCTTCAATATGAGCGCGTCCGTTGTATTGGCACCCTACACGTCGTATAACTTCACTTTCCGCTGCAACGCTGCCACCCTGACCGATGCGTTGAAATACGACAAGCGGAGCGGCATCACGAATGCCGTGCAGTGGTATTAA
- a CDS encoding HD domain-containing protein, whose amino-acid sequence MDYQAIINKFYPEDNELKHILMVHSRSVADKALRILDAHPELQLDRIFVEEAAMLHDIGIFRCDAVGIHCFGTSPYIVHGRIGAELLRAEGYPNHARVCERHTGAGLTKESIIAQNIPLPHEDFLPETLEEQLICYADKFYSKTHLDREKPFEKVEKSLAKYGEDGLKRFREWRLIFG is encoded by the coding sequence ATGGACTATCAGGCAATCATCAATAAGTTTTATCCCGAAGACAACGAACTGAAACATATCCTTATGGTTCACAGTAGGAGTGTTGCCGACAAGGCACTGCGCATTCTCGACGCGCATCCCGAGCTTCAGCTGGATAGGATTTTCGTGGAAGAGGCGGCTATGCTTCACGACATCGGCATCTTCCGATGCGATGCAGTGGGCATACATTGTTTTGGAACAAGTCCCTACATCGTTCACGGACGAATCGGTGCCGAACTTTTGCGTGCTGAAGGCTATCCCAATCACGCACGGGTTTGCGAGCGTCATACCGGCGCAGGGCTTACCAAGGAAAGCATTATTGCGCAGAATATTCCGTTGCCCCACGAGGATTTCCTGCCCGAAACGCTTGAAGAGCAACTCATCTGCTATGCCGACAAGTTCTATTCAAAGACTCATCTGGACAGGGAAAAGCCGTTCGAGAAAGTGGAAAAGAGCCTTGCAAAGTATGGAGAAGACGGATTGAAGCGTTTCCGTGAATGGCGTTTAATCTTCGGATGA
- a CDS encoding biotin/lipoyl-binding protein, producing MAKKIQFSLIYRDMWQSSGKFQPRKDQLVRIAPVFVEMGCFSRVETNGGAFEQVNLLAGENPNESVRAYTKILHDAGIQTHMLDRGLNALRMYPVPDDVRQLMYKVKHAQGVDIPRIFDGLNDIRNIAPSIKWAKEAGMIPQGTLCITTSPVHTLEYYSKLADQEIEAGAEEICLKDMAGIGQPAFLGQLTKMIKEKHPNIILEYHGHTGPGLSMASMLEVAKNGIDILDVAIEPLSWGKVHPDVISVQSMLKNAGFDVPEINMDAYMKARAMTQEFIDEWLGYFINDQNKLMSSLLLGCGLPGGMMGSMMSDLGGIRATINNLRAKKGDSELTVDDMLVKLFDEVAYVWPRVGYPPLVTPFSQYVKNIALMNLLTIEQGKGRFVMMDDSMWGMILGKSGKVPGEIDQVLKDLAKEKGLEFTEADPHTLLDNALDGFRKEMDENGWEYGQDDEELFELAMHPEQYRNYKSGQAKKNFLADLQAAKDAKLGAKVSIEEATAFKHAKADAIVSPVKGQLFWEFQGDGEAVTATEPFIGKEYVEGDKLCYILAPWGEFVEVPAALGGKLVEINAKQGSKINKGDVIAYIERPNNA from the coding sequence ATGGCAAAGAAAATTCAATTCAGTCTCATTTATAGAGATATGTGGCAAAGCTCAGGTAAGTTTCAGCCACGCAAAGACCAGTTGGTACGCATTGCTCCTGTCTTCGTTGAGATGGGATGCTTCTCACGCGTAGAGACAAACGGCGGTGCTTTCGAGCAGGTAAACCTTCTTGCAGGCGAAAACCCCAACGAGTCTGTACGTGCATATACAAAGATTCTTCACGATGCCGGCATTCAGACACACATGCTCGACCGCGGTTTGAACGCATTGCGTATGTATCCCGTGCCCGACGACGTGCGTCAGTTGATGTATAAGGTAAAGCACGCACAGGGTGTAGACATTCCCCGTATCTTCGACGGTCTGAACGATATTCGCAACATTGCGCCGTCTATCAAGTGGGCAAAGGAGGCAGGTATGATTCCACAGGGTACGCTCTGTATCACCACTTCTCCGGTTCACACGTTGGAATATTACAGCAAGCTCGCCGATCAGGAAATCGAAGCTGGTGCTGAGGAAATCTGTCTGAAGGATATGGCTGGTATCGGTCAGCCTGCTTTCTTGGGACAGCTCACGAAGATGATCAAGGAAAAACATCCTAATATCATCCTTGAATACCACGGACATACTGGTCCCGGACTTTCAATGGCCTCAATGTTGGAAGTGGCAAAGAACGGTATCGACATTCTCGACGTTGCCATCGAACCATTGTCGTGGGGTAAGGTGCATCCGGACGTAATCTCTGTTCAGAGTATGCTGAAGAATGCGGGCTTCGATGTGCCTGAAATCAATATGGATGCCTATATGAAGGCTCGTGCTATGACACAGGAATTTATCGACGAATGGCTCGGCTACTTCATCAACGACCAGAACAAACTTATGAGTTCGTTGCTGCTCGGCTGTGGTCTGCCCGGTGGAATGATGGGTTCTATGATGTCCGACCTCGGTGGTATCCGTGCAACCATCAATAATCTCCGTGCAAAGAAGGGCGATTCGGAACTTACAGTAGACGATATGCTCGTGAAGCTCTTCGACGAAGTGGCTTACGTTTGGCCGCGCGTGGGTTATCCTCCATTGGTAACTCCATTCTCACAGTACGTTAAGAACATCGCCTTGATGAACCTCTTGACTATCGAGCAGGGCAAGGGTCGCTTCGTAATGATGGACGATTCTATGTGGGGTATGATTCTTGGCAAGAGCGGTAAGGTGCCGGGAGAAATCGATCAGGTTTTGAAAGACCTTGCAAAAGAGAAAGGACTCGAGTTTACAGAGGCTGATCCGCACACGTTGCTCGACAATGCGCTCGATGGTTTCCGCAAGGAAATGGACGAGAACGGATGGGAATATGGTCAGGACGACGAAGAACTCTTTGAATTGGCTATGCACCCGGAACAGTATCGCAACTACAAGAGCGGTCAGGCTAAGAAGAATTTCCTCGCAGACTTGCAGGCTGCTAAGGATGCAAAGCTCGGAGCGAAGGTAAGCATCGAAGAAGCTACGGCGTTCAAGCACGCAAAGGCCGACGCTATCGTGTCTCCTGTCAAAGGCCAGTTGTTCTGGGAGTTCCAAGGCGACGGTGAAGCAGTAACTGCAACAGAACCATTCATCGGCAAGGAATACGTCGAAGGCGACAAGCTGTGCTACATTCTGGCTCCTTGGGGAGAGTTTGTTGAGGTTCCGGCAGCGTTGGGTGGCAAGCTGGTTGAAATCAATGCGAAGCAAGGTTCTAAGATAAACAAGGGCGACGTTATTGCTTATATCGAGCGTCCGAACAATGCTTAG
- the queF gene encoding preQ(1) synthase, with protein MERKDEGLQQLGAKTTYSMDYAPEVLESFENKHPENDYWVRFNCPEFTSLCPITGQPDFAEIRISYVPDVRMVESKSLKLYLFSFRNHGDFHEDCVNTIMKDLIKLMDPKYIEVTGIFTPRGGISIYPYANYGKPGTKYEKMAETRFMNHE; from the coding sequence ATGGAAAGAAAAGACGAAGGTCTTCAGCAGTTGGGTGCGAAGACCACTTACAGTATGGACTATGCTCCGGAAGTTCTGGAGTCGTTCGAGAACAAACATCCCGAGAATGACTATTGGGTAAGATTCAACTGTCCCGAATTTACGAGCCTTTGCCCGATTACGGGGCAGCCCGACTTTGCAGAAATCCGTATCTCTTACGTTCCCGATGTGAGGATGGTGGAGAGCAAGAGCCTGAAACTCTATCTGTTCAGCTTCCGCAATCACGGCGATTTCCACGAAGACTGCGTGAACACGATTATGAAGGATCTCATCAAACTGATGGATCCGAAGTATATCGAGGTTACGGGAATCTTCACTCCGCGTGGCGGTATCAGTATCTATCCTTACGCAAACTACGGTAAGCCGGGTACGAAATACGAGAAAATGGCAGAAACACGCTTTATGAACCACGAGTAG
- a CDS encoding queuosine precursor transporter, translated as MTKTKQQVSVLFMLFSILFCVCLIAANILETKQISVLNISLTGGLIVFPVSYIINDCVCEVWGFRKARLLIWTGFAMNFFFVTMGALCDWIPGAPYWTNEEGFHAIFGLAPRVATASFVAFIIGSFANAYVMSKMKIRDGGKRFSLRAILSTIAGETCDSIIFFPLALGGVVPTEELPKLMLWQILLKTVYEVIALPMTIRIVKKLKEHEGEDVYDNGVNYSIWKIFSIG; from the coding sequence ATGACAAAAACAAAACAACAAGTGAGCGTGCTGTTTATGTTATTCAGCATCCTCTTCTGTGTTTGCCTCATTGCGGCAAACATTCTCGAGACCAAGCAAATCTCTGTATTGAACATCAGTTTGACAGGTGGACTCATTGTCTTTCCGGTCTCTTACATCATCAACGACTGCGTCTGCGAGGTGTGGGGATTCCGTAAGGCACGGTTGCTCATCTGGACGGGCTTTGCTATGAACTTCTTTTTCGTTACGATGGGTGCCCTGTGCGACTGGATTCCGGGTGCTCCCTACTGGACGAATGAGGAAGGTTTCCACGCCATTTTCGGTCTTGCACCACGTGTGGCGACGGCCTCTTTCGTTGCCTTCATCATTGGTTCGTTTGCCAATGCGTATGTAATGAGCAAGATGAAGATACGCGATGGCGGCAAACGGTTCTCCCTGCGTGCAATCCTCAGCACGATTGCCGGCGAGACCTGCGACTCGATTATCTTCTTCCCATTGGCACTGGGTGGTGTGGTTCCGACGGAAGAACTCCCGAAACTGATGCTTTGGCAGATTCTCCTGAAGACCGTCTACGAAGTTATTGCACTGCCGATGACAATCAGAATCGTGAAGAAACTCAAGGAACACGAGGGCGAGGATGTTTACGACAATGGCGTAAATTACAGCATCTGGAAGATATTCAGCATAGGATAA
- a CDS encoding TlpA disulfide reductase family protein, with protein MKKIFLAVLLAAQVVGAAAQTDTKPYEDKINKIEAEYEQLVATYKEIAKKQTLTDADKEKVKEIEARAEVLGKQEFETSMEIIEKFKATKFPAKYVANVMYDVEYEKLAEILDPSTGYYNEPEMKQAKDHFNSLSKRRPGLMFKDLAMLDMNDKAVKLSDYAGKGNYVFVDFWASWCGPCRQEMPNVVEAYKKYHAKGLEIIGVSFDNKKAAWTASVEKLGMTWPQMSDLKGWQSAASEAYSIRSIPSNVLLDPSGKIVANDLRGEDLQKVLAEIYK; from the coding sequence ATGAAGAAAATCTTTTTAGCAGTATTATTGGCAGCACAGGTTGTTGGTGCCGCTGCGCAGACAGACACAAAGCCTTATGAAGACAAGATCAATAAGATTGAGGCAGAGTACGAACAATTAGTTGCCACATACAAGGAGATTGCCAAGAAGCAGACACTTACCGATGCCGACAAGGAAAAGGTAAAGGAAATAGAGGCAAGGGCAGAAGTGCTCGGCAAGCAGGAGTTTGAAACCTCGATGGAAATCATCGAAAAATTCAAGGCAACAAAGTTCCCGGCGAAATACGTTGCCAACGTGATGTACGACGTGGAATACGAAAAGCTCGCCGAAATCCTCGACCCATCAACAGGCTATTACAATGAACCGGAAATGAAGCAGGCCAAGGATCACTTCAATTCATTGAGCAAGCGTCGTCCGGGCTTGATGTTCAAGGATCTTGCTATGCTCGATATGAACGACAAAGCTGTGAAACTGAGCGACTATGCAGGCAAAGGCAACTACGTGTTCGTAGACTTCTGGGCAAGCTGGTGTGGTCCTTGCCGTCAGGAAATGCCGAACGTTGTAGAGGCATACAAGAAGTATCACGCAAAGGGTTTGGAGATTATCGGCGTTAGTTTCGACAACAAGAAGGCTGCTTGGACAGCTTCCGTGGAGAAACTCGGTATGACTTGGCCTCAGATGTCCGACCTTAAAGGTTGGCAAAGTGCTGCTTCCGAGGCTTACAGCATTCGTTCTATCCCTTCAAACGTACTGCTCGACCCATCTGGAAAGATTGTAGCCAACGACCTGCGGGGCGAAGACTTGCAGAAAGTTTTGGCTGAAATCTACAAATAA
- a CDS encoding calcium/sodium antiporter — translation MFLNIVFIVAGMAIVLWGADRLTEGAVAVAEKMKVSQIVIGLTVVAMGTSMPEFCVSLVSALKGTPDLAVGNVVGSNIFNTLLIVGIAALVCPMTILKTTVRKDIPFAMVAAVLLMMMCFDGKIGRIDAAVLFAFFLIFMYMTVRGAQIEKSDMQKENELAQEALEERPKMNSVMSAVWIVVGLACLIGGSNLFVEGATQVARALNVSDAVIGLTIVAGGTSLPELATSVVAARKGNSGIAIGNVLGSNVFNILFILGLTGLISPMEIQGITMTDLSMMVISMIMIWLFSFTKYTIERWEGFVLAGGFIGYLSYLIMNA, via the coding sequence ATGTTCTTAAACATTGTTTTTATTGTAGCGGGAATGGCCATCGTTCTGTGGGGTGCCGACCGTCTGACGGAAGGTGCAGTAGCAGTTGCCGAGAAAATGAAGGTCTCACAGATTGTCATTGGCCTGACGGTAGTGGCTATGGGCACGAGTATGCCCGAGTTTTGTGTGAGTCTTGTGTCTGCATTGAAGGGCACTCCCGACCTTGCCGTGGGTAATGTGGTGGGTTCCAATATCTTCAATACATTGTTGATTGTAGGTATTGCAGCCTTGGTTTGCCCGATGACAATTCTTAAAACCACCGTCCGCAAGGACATTCCGTTTGCAATGGTGGCGGCTGTATTGCTGATGATGATGTGCTTTGATGGTAAGATTGGCCGTATCGATGCAGCCGTCCTGTTTGCCTTCTTCCTGATTTTTATGTATATGACCGTTCGCGGTGCACAGATCGAGAAGAGCGATATGCAGAAAGAGAATGAGCTGGCGCAGGAAGCATTGGAGGAACGGCCGAAGATGAATTCGGTAATGTCGGCCGTTTGGATTGTCGTTGGCCTTGCCTGCCTGATAGGAGGAAGCAACCTGTTTGTGGAAGGAGCTACACAGGTGGCGAGAGCATTGAACGTTTCAGATGCCGTTATCGGTCTTACGATTGTTGCCGGAGGCACGTCGCTGCCCGAATTGGCTACGAGTGTTGTTGCGGCGCGCAAGGGAAACAGTGGTATTGCCATCGGAAACGTGCTTGGTTCCAACGTGTTCAATATCCTTTTCATTCTCGGTCTGACCGGGCTTATCTCGCCAATGGAAATTCAGGGCATCACAATGACCGACCTTTCTATGATGGTAATCTCAATGATTATGATTTGGCTCTTCTCCTTCACGAAATACACCATCGAGCGTTGGGAGGGTTTTGTGCTTGCAGGCGGCTTTATCGGCTATTTGAGTTATCTGATTATGAATGCATAG
- a CDS encoding Hsp20/alpha crystallin family protein: MYRNSWLPEVFNDFFYNNNMPKANATAPAINVLVSDNEYTVELAAPGLRKEDFVINVNADGDLTIKMEKKQSENEQKARYVRREFSYSKYEQTLILPEDVDKEKISAKMADGVLNINLPKLKQEEVKVARQIEVG; this comes from the coding sequence ATGTACAGAAATTCTTGGTTACCGGAAGTGTTCAACGACTTCTTTTACAACAACAATATGCCGAAGGCAAACGCAACAGCACCTGCAATCAACGTGTTGGTCTCAGACAATGAATATACCGTAGAGCTTGCAGCTCCGGGTCTTCGCAAGGAAGATTTCGTAATCAACGTGAATGCCGACGGCGACTTGACCATCAAGATGGAGAAAAAGCAGAGCGAGAATGAGCAGAAGGCGCGCTATGTTCGCCGGGAGTTCTCTTACAGCAAATACGAGCAGACCCTCATTCTGCCCGAAGATGTGGACAAGGAAAAAATCAGTGCGAAGATGGCTGACGGCGTGCTGAACATCAACTTGCCGAAACTCAAGCAGGAAGAGGTTAAGGTTGCTCGTCAGATAGAGGTAGGCTAA
- a CDS encoding Crp/Fnr family transcriptional regulator gives MEDKVLKVLTGCPLFAGMSPVQIEMTLDNANYKIVDLPSHDVYALAGMPCKYADIIIKGTLITRMASLSGKQVEVSRLKEGTVIAPAFIFAEKRALPVSVETDGKVQLLRMKPEELKLLIDTDEQIRMNFIRILSNIDVFLTHKMKVLSLFTVREKVAYLLMEVAGEQGSNNIRLTRSRQEIADSFGIQKFSLLRVLSDFEKEGALKINGKEITILDRQKLLAQ, from the coding sequence ATGGAAGACAAAGTATTAAAGGTGCTCACAGGCTGCCCTCTCTTTGCAGGGATGAGCCCGGTTCAAATAGAAATGACGCTCGACAATGCCAATTACAAGATTGTTGATCTGCCATCGCACGATGTTTATGCGCTGGCAGGTATGCCCTGCAAATATGCCGACATCATTATAAAAGGAACATTGATTACCAGAATGGCATCGCTCTCGGGAAAACAGGTGGAGGTAAGCCGACTGAAAGAAGGCACTGTCATTGCGCCGGCTTTCATCTTTGCAGAAAAGAGGGCATTGCCCGTAAGTGTGGAGACGGACGGCAAGGTGCAGTTGCTGCGTATGAAACCCGAGGAACTGAAACTGCTGATAGATACGGACGAGCAGATTCGTATGAATTTCATCCGAATCCTCTCAAACATAGATGTGTTTCTCACACACAAGATGAAGGTGCTCAGCCTGTTCACGGTGAGAGAAAAGGTTGCCTATCTGCTGATGGAGGTTGCTGGCGAACAGGGCAGCAACAATATCCGTCTTACCCGCTCGCGTCAGGAGATTGCCGATTCGTTCGGTATTCAGAAATTCTCTCTCCTCCGCGTTCTTTCAGACTTTGAAAAGGAAGGAGCACTGAAGATTAACGGTAAGGAAATTACCATACTCGACCGACAGAAGCTGTTGGCTCAGTAG
- a CDS encoding DUF5606 domain-containing protein produces the protein MLQTILSIAGKPGLYKLVSRAKMNLIVETLDEKHKRVPAFATDRVTSLADIAMFTESEDVPLGEVLGKVRDKEEGKVASLDWRKASAKELQDYFAEVLPDFDRDRVHNSDIKKLLQWYDILIKAGITNFEEDLKPTDGENIDDRKEEE, from the coding sequence ATGTTACAGACAATTCTTTCAATTGCCGGCAAGCCAGGTCTTTACAAGTTGGTAAGCCGTGCTAAAATGAACCTCATAGTAGAAACCCTCGACGAAAAGCACAAGCGTGTGCCTGCATTCGCAACAGACCGCGTTACCAGTCTTGCTGATATTGCAATGTTTACTGAGAGTGAAGATGTTCCATTGGGAGAAGTGCTCGGAAAAGTACGTGACAAAGAAGAAGGAAAGGTTGCTTCGTTAGACTGGCGCAAGGCATCTGCAAAGGAGTTGCAGGACTATTTCGCAGAAGTTCTTCCGGATTTCGACCGCGACCGTGTTCACAACAGCGACATCAAGAAACTCTTGCAGTGGTACGATATCCTCATCAAGGCCGGTATTACAAACTTTGAAGAAGATTTGAAGCCAACCGACGGCGAGAACATCGACGACCGTAAGGAAGAAGAATAG
- the coaE gene encoding dephospho-CoA kinase (Dephospho-CoA kinase (CoaE) performs the final step in coenzyme A biosynthesis.) → MKVAITGGIGSGKSYVCKRLNAIGIEVYDCDAAAKRLMRTSTELQHQLQELIGEEVFEEGVLQKAVMARFLLESEENNQAINDIVHPAVARDFEKSGLEWIESAILFDSGFINRIYIDKVVCVTAPEEVRVERIVARDSISSEKALEWIHRQLPQEAVLHRSDYEIVNDGKHDIDEQISRLLLQIRD, encoded by the coding sequence ATGAAGGTAGCAATTACAGGCGGAATCGGTAGTGGAAAATCGTATGTCTGCAAACGGTTGAACGCTATTGGGATTGAAGTCTACGATTGCGATGCGGCGGCAAAGCGACTGATGCGCACCTCCACGGAGCTTCAGCACCAACTTCAAGAGCTTATTGGAGAAGAAGTGTTCGAGGAGGGCGTGTTGCAAAAAGCCGTAATGGCGAGATTTCTGCTTGAAAGTGAGGAGAACAATCAAGCCATCAACGACATTGTTCATCCTGCCGTAGCCCGTGATTTTGAAAAATCGGGCTTGGAATGGATTGAAAGTGCGATACTTTTCGATAGTGGGTTTATCAACCGTATATATATAGATAAGGTGGTATGCGTTACTGCACCCGAGGAAGTGCGTGTTGAGCGTATCGTTGCGCGCGATTCCATTTCGAGCGAGAAAGCTTTGGAATGGATTCATCGCCAATTACCGCAGGAAGCCGTGCTGCATCGGAGCGATTATGAAATAGTGAACGATGGCAAACACGACATAGACGAACAAATCAGCCGTCTTTTGCTTCAGATAAGAGATTAA